GTCGGCCCCGGAGGCGGAGTCCTGGCCGCTGCCGGTGCGCCTCGCCGCCGGCGTGCTCGACGCGGTCCTGGCCCGGGCGGGTGGCGACGACCGGCGGGCCGGCCGGCTCGTGGAGCGGGTGCTCGACCTGGCCGAGCCGGCGGGGTACCGCCGGGTCTTCACCCGGGCCGAGCCCGGGTTGCGCGACCTGCTCGCCGTCCACCTGGACTCCGGCACCGCGCACTGGCCGACGGTGAGCGACCTGGTTCGCGGCGCGGACGAGCGGCGCGCGGACGATTCGGTGGACCGGCCGGGTGGGTCGGAGGGGGCGTTGGACGAGCCGCTCACCGAGCGGGAGCTGACCATCCTGCGGTACCTGCAGAGCATCCTGTCCAACGTGGAGATCGCCAGCGAGCTGTCTCTCTCGGTCAACACGGTGAAGACGCACGTGCGCAACATCTACCGCAAGCTCGACGCGACCCGCCGGCGCGAGGCGGTCCGGCGGGCCCGTGAGCTGAGGTTGATCTGACGGCGGAGCCGTCCGCCAGGGTTGATCTGACGGCGCAGCCGTCCGCCAGGGTTGATCTGACGGCGCAGCCGGCGGGTCGGCGCTGGCCGGACCTGATCAGGTGTTCGCCGCGGCGTCCACCGCGGCCAGCAGGTCCGCCAGGTCGTAGCCGCCGTCGTGGCGGACCTCGTTGACGAACAGGGTCGGGGTCCCGTTGACGCCGCTGCGGATGCCGCCGACGAAGTCCCGCCGGACCCGATCCGCGTCCGCGTGCCCCTTCACCTCCGCGTCGACCTCGTCGGGCGGCAGCCCGAGCTGTTCGACGCCGAGCGACAGGTGCACCGGGTCGAGCTGGTCCTGGTGCTCGTAGAGCCAGTCGTGCATCTCCCAGAACCGGCCGCGCCGCCCGGCGGCCTCGGCCGCCTCCGCCGCGCTCTCCGCGTACGGGTGCACGTTGGCGATCGGGAAGTGCCGGTAGACCAGCCGGACCTGGTCCGCGCGCTGACGCCGCACCTCGGTCAGGTTCGCGTACGCGGCTCCGCAGAACCGGCACTGGAAGTCGCCGTACTCGACGAGGGTGACCGGCGCGTCCACCGGCCCGCGGGCGTGGTCGGCCTCGGTCACCGGGATCCGCAGCTTCGCGGTGGTGACCTGGAGCGGCGTGGTCATCCGGCCACCACCCGCCGATCCGTCTCCAGCCGCAGTCATGCATTCCACCCTCACTCCGGAGGGGGTGAGCCGGGATCACCCCGGCCGGGTGGTTCCGCCGGCCACCCGGCCGGCCCGGTCAGCGGCCCACCGCGACGTGGTTGTGCACCTCGCGGATGCCGGGCGCCGACCAGACGACCCGTTCGATCTCCTCGCGCTCGGGCACCGAGTGCACCAGGCCCTCCAGCACGACGGCGTCGCCGTGCACCCGGACGCTGATTCCCTCGGCCTCGGTCGCGCCGTTGCGGGCCAACGCGTCCACGATCCGCTCGGCCAGGTCGCGACCGTCGGCTCGGACCGCCGGCCGGACGGTGATGCCGTTGCTCACCCCGCGTACGCCGGTCAGTCGGCCGACCGCGCGCTCGGCGGCGCGGCGCTGGTACTCCCATTCGATCTCGCCGTGCAGGGTGACCCAGCCGTCCGCCACGGTCACGTCGAGGGCCTCGATCGGCACGAATGCGTCCCACTCCAGGGCTCGGGTGGCCGCCATGGCGATCTCCGGGTCGCTCTTCTCGGCCGCGGTGGCGATGCGGACCGCCAGGTCGTTGGCGACCGCCCGGACCCGCGACACCCGGTGCGCGGCCCGCTCGGCGGCCCACTTCTTGGCGTAGCTGTCCACCCAACCGGTCAGGGTCACCACCCCGTCGGTGACGGTCACCCCGATCTCGTTGGGGCGTACCCGGGGCTCCCAGGTCAGCTCGTCGAGGACGTCGGTCTGGATGTCCTGGTCGGTCCGGGTGACGGTTGCGGTGGCCATCGGTCACTCCTTCACGGATCGGCATTCGCGGAGGGTTCGCCCACCCACTGGCATGGACGCCGCCACGACCGATCCTGTCCCCACCCCGGGTGACCCGCCCTCACCCACCCCGGGTGACCCACTCCCGCCGGGTGGGGACGGCTGTCGTCGCCCGGCCCGGCCGCCCCTCATCCGGCCGGACGACGAACGGCGGTGCCCCCGGGGTTGGGGACACCGCCGCGTCGTCGGCGCGTCGGGTCAGCCGTCCAGGCCGACCGGGGAGTTGGGCCGGTCCACGTCGACGAACTCGATCTCGTCGGCGTCCCGGTTGCGGCTGCCGGCGGCCCGGGCGGCGGTGCCGGCGGCCCAGCCGAGTGCCGCGCCGAGCAGCGCGGCGCTGATCAGCAGGGACCAGGGCAGCGCCGGACGGCGGCCGGCGAGCGCGTCGAAGGCGAGGGTGGCCCGGCGGCGGGCCTCATCGGCGGCGGCGCCGACCAGGTCAGTGGCGTCGTCGGCCAGGCCAGAGCCGCCGCGACGGGCGGACCGGGCGGTGTCCCGGACGCTGTCACCGGCGGAGCTGACGGCGGAAGCCAGGTGCTGCCACGCCTGATCCGCGATCCGCTCGGGCTTGCTGCGGCGGTCCAGCAGGGTGGTTCCGAACATGGTGCTTACCTCCTCGGGGTGCCGAAGCCCGGGGGCCACTTCGGACTCCGGCGGCTGTCCGGCGCGTGACTGTTCGCTTACCCGCCAGTGCCCGTCCGGGCGCCGGCGCAAACCATCCGCCGGTCCGCTCAGCGGACCGAGACCGTCGAGGCCCCACGGGCGAAGTCGTCATCGTCGTCGTCATCGTCGTCGCCCGCGCCACCGAAGCCACAGGCCAGTACGAGAGCGAGCAGGGCGCCGACGCCGGCCAGCCCGAGCAGTCTCCTGATCATCGATCATCCTCTCCGTCCGGGGCACTCCCGGCCGATGCTAGGCGCCGGGGTCAACGGAACGCGCCGATGTCCGGGTGCGCGCCCCGTGGGTGCGGGACCGCTACCCTGGTGCGGCGGATCGGCCGGCCCCGGTCGATCGTTGGAGAACGAGAAACCCGGACGTCGGGAAGATGGGAACCAGAAGGTCTGGAATGGGCTGCCCAGGTGTGCCCGATCCGCGAATTGCTCATCCCGAGGGGTGGCGACCGAGGCCGTCGGAGGAATACTCTCGGTCGCGGCCCGCGTACTGATGAGGCGCCCGTCCCGGGCGAGTGGAGGTGCTCGCGTGAGCCTGTCGATCGTGAAGTCGGTGCTGTCGGGTGGTGTCATCCAGATCGCCCCGCGAGGTGAAATCGACGTCGACACCGCGTACGAGGTGCGCGAGGCGATCGCGGAGGTGCTCGCGAAGGGCCGTCCGTCCCGGATCGAGCTGAACATGCGGTTGGTCACCTTCATCGACTCCGTGGGCATCAGCGCGATGGTCGCCGGCTTCCAGACCTGCGAGGTCAGCGGGGTGAAGCTGGTCGTGACCGAGCCGAGCCGGTTCGTGCACCGGCAGCTCTGGGTCACCGGCCTGCTCGGTCTCTTCGGCGCCCCCGAGCCCTACTTCGCCGGGACCGCGACCCCCGAGGTGCTCCCCGGCGCCTGAGCGCGCCGACCGGTCACGGCTCCCGACCCGCGCCGGCTGGGGTCAGCCCTCGGGCGCGCCAAGCCCGGAGAGGTCGACGTCGGAGACCTCGGTCACCGCCCGCACGGCGGTGACCGACGCGTACCCGTCGGCGAGCAGGGCCAGGTCGGTGCCGGGCTGGACGGCCTGCCCGGGCTCCTCGAGCGAGGTGCGGACGAAACCGTGTCCCGACTCGGCGACCGTCATCTGCACCTGGCCGAAGCTGGCCAGGCTCCCCTTCCGCACCCCGCGCAGCCGGCCGTGTGGCAGGTCGGGCGCGTTGACGTTGAGCACGCTCTCCACCGGCCCGGCCAGCAGCCGGGGCAGCAGGTCGAGGGCGACCCGGGCGGCCGTGGACCAGTGCCGCTCCGCGTCGCGTGCCCGGGCGGCGGCCACCGCGGCGCCGCCGCTGGCCGCGGTGGCCTCCCCGGCCGAGAGCACGTCGAGGGAGACCGCCATCGCGCGGCAGCCGTTCGCGGCGGCGGTGAACGCGGCGCCGACGGTGCCCGAGTGCAGCACCGCGCGGCCGGCGTTCGCGCCCCGGTTGATCCCGGAGAGCACCACCGTCGGCGG
The window above is part of the Micromonospora inositola genome. Proteins encoded here:
- the surE gene encoding 5'/3'-nucleotidase SurE; protein product: MTLRVLVTNDDGIAAPGIGWLARAAADRGLDVVVAAPLEEASGTSAAMTAVEREGHVVVREHPLSELPDVPAYGVGGSPGFIALIAVHGAFGPPPTVVLSGINRGANAGRAVLHSGTVGAAFTAAANGCRAMAVSLDVLSAGEATAASGGAAVAAARARDAERHWSTAARVALDLLPRLLAGPVESVLNVNAPDLPHGRLRGVRKGSLASFGQVQMTVAESGHGFVRTSLEEPGQAVQPGTDLALLADGYASVTAVRAVTEVSDVDLSGLGAPEG
- a CDS encoding BON domain-containing protein, which codes for MATATVTRTDQDIQTDVLDELTWEPRVRPNEIGVTVTDGVVTLTGWVDSYAKKWAAERAAHRVSRVRAVANDLAVRIATAAEKSDPEIAMAATRALEWDAFVPIEALDVTVADGWVTLHGEIEWEYQRRAAERAVGRLTGVRGVSNGITVRPAVRADGRDLAERIVDALARNGATEAEGISVRVHGDAVVLEGLVHSVPEREEIERVVWSAPGIREVHNHVAVGR
- a CDS encoding DsbA family protein yields the protein MTTPLQVTTAKLRIPVTEADHARGPVDAPVTLVEYGDFQCRFCGAAYANLTEVRRQRADQVRLVYRHFPIANVHPYAESAAEAAEAAGRRGRFWEMHDWLYEHQDQLDPVHLSLGVEQLGLPPDEVDAEVKGHADADRVRRDFVGGIRSGVNGTPTLFVNEVRHDGGYDLADLLAAVDAAANT
- a CDS encoding STAS domain-containing protein; amino-acid sequence: MSLSIVKSVLSGGVIQIAPRGEIDVDTAYEVREAIAEVLAKGRPSRIELNMRLVTFIDSVGISAMVAGFQTCEVSGVKLVVTEPSRFVHRQLWVTGLLGLFGAPEPYFAGTATPEVLPGA